One window of Salmo salar chromosome ssa11, Ssal_v3.1, whole genome shotgun sequence genomic DNA carries:
- the LOC106563843 gene encoding uncharacterized protein, whose protein sequence is MLIVPQSNRTSGHTLSKLPVQFAMTVDPVVPSCTEGVYIPMFLSPTPAQGALLYAAADHPLEISVRTQATHSTASELLMSGPGNIRETTTSPGEYLLRWTPTDDEEGGYYPVCFIAQGVLGSSRYHSELRCVIVSVNSSAITTTPITTTFPTTTQPTRDFTTFSTNPTTDLTTKNMDNTTMSNGPRYTVGLRMKLSSLTSLTDDHIREMVLEKLREELTRRGQSGNVTLRLRASQEISP, encoded by the exons ATGCTAATAGTCCCTCAATCTAACAGGACCTCTGGCCATACACTCAGCAAACTGCCTGTTCAGTTTGCAATGACAG TCGACCCCGTGGTGCCGTCCTGTACGGAGGGGGTGTACATACCCATGTTCCTGTCTCCAACGCCAGCCCAGGGAGCACTGCTCTACGCCGCCGCAGACCATCCCCTGGAGATCAGTGTCAGAACACAGGCTACCCACTCCAC TGCTTCAGAGCTGTTGATGAGTGGACCTGGCAACATCAGAGAGACCACCACTAGCCCAGGAGAGTACCTTCTAAGATGGACGCCTACTGatgatgaggagggaggataCTATCCTGTGTGCTTCATTGCTCAGGGAGTGCTCGGCAG TTCCAGGTATCACTCTGAGCTGCGCTGTGTGATCGTCAGCGTTAACTCAAGTG CCATCACAACCACACCGATTACAACTACATTTCCAACTACCACCCAACCAACTAGGGACTTCACAACATTCAGTACAAATCCAACCACCGATCTCACAACCAAAAATATGGACAATACAACAATGAGTAATGGGCCTA GATACACGGTTGGTCTGAGGATGAAACTCTCCTCTCTGACATCATTAACAGATGATCACATCAGAGAAATGGTCTTAGAGAAG CTCCGTGAGGAACTGACCAGACGAGGGCAGTCAGGGAATGTCACACTACGCCTGAGAGCCAGTCAAGAGATCAGCCCCTGA